The window TCCGTTCCAGACCCTGAGCAAGATTGTTCTGCCTCTGGCTTTCAGAGCGATTATTCCGCCGCTCGGCAGTGAATTCTTAAATAATATGAAGAACTCCTCACTGGCCATGGTTGTCGGTGTTTCCGAGCTTTGCTGGGCTTCGCAGCAAATTGAATCGCTCACCTTTAAAGGTTTTGAAGCCACAACCGCTGCAACAATTATATATCTTTCACTTTCGCTTATTATTGCCGGAATTTTGAATCTGGTGAATTTAAAGCTTCAGATTATTCCTAAAAAGAACAGAACAATCGGTCACACAATTGCTGATATCTTTTTCTGGCCTGTTCTTACCCCTCTCGCGGCTATTTCTGCCCTTTTAGGTTGCTGTTTCCGCAGAAAAACAGAAGGTTTTAATCTGACAAGTGCTCAGGCTGCCAGAAAGGCTTTCCTTGAAAAGGTTACGAAAATATTCACTTTGATCTGGAAAACTGTTTTTATTGCCTTCTTATTGTCAATAATTGTCATGGCCGGAATCGGCTTATCCAGATTTAATTTTCAGGTTATCTGGGATAATATCGGAACGCTCATTTATTGGAGATTTCCGAACGGCGGTCCTAATGAAATTTTATGGGGACTCGGAGGGCTGTCATTCTCTATTCTGATGTCTGTCATAGCAATTACGGCAAGTTTCTTTATCGGACTTGTTGTAGGAGTCGGCAGAACTTCCAAGAATAAGCTGTTTCTCATTCCCAGCACCCTTTACATTGAACTTATCCGCGGTAATCCTCTGATCATGGTTATCTTCTGGATTTATTTCTTTATTCCTATTTTGACCGGAGCATTTTTGAATGTTTTCTGGAGTGCTACCATTGCTCTGACTATTTTTACCGGAGCATATCTAGCGGAAATAGTTCGAAGCGGTATTCAGAATGTTCCTGCCGGACAGTTTGAAGCGGCCATGAGTACAGGAATGACTTATCTTCAGACCATGCGTAAAATTATTCTTCCGCAAGCCTTGAAGCAGATGCTTCCTGCTATTGTCGGACAGTTTATCGCTATCTTCAAAGACTCTTCACTTGCCTTTGTTATCGGCGTTCTTGAGCTGACATTTGTCGCTCAGGGACTCAATAACAGGCTCATGATTTATCCGTTTGAAATCTACACCACCGTTGCAGCATTATATTTTATATGTTGCTACATGATGAGCATCGTGGCAAGACGCCTTGAGCGGAAGTTGTCAACGGACACCTTCCGGTTGCAGATGTAATTGACTTCCTTCCCCGTGTGCGTGTTGTATACGGGGAGGGATTCTTAATTGAAGCGCCCGGAGAGTCTCATGTTCGGTAAGAGTGTTCCTGTTTTTTGTTATCACTCCGTCTGCGAAGAAGACGGTCATTCACCTGAAATCTTTGCGGCCCATCTTGATGCCATCATCGATATGGGATTTAAAACTATCAGCGCGAATCACCTGTACGACATTTGTCTGGGCAGGCGTAAGCTTGATGCAAAATATGTAGTTCTTACCTTTGACGATTGTCATATCAGCAATTGGCTGAACGTTGTTCCTATGCTCGAAGAGCGCGGGATGACCGGAGTTTTCTTTGCTGTTCGTGATTTTATAGGGCAGGGGGAGATTCGCTCGAAAGCTGATGTTCCCGCAATGCTGCCCATGCGTGAAGCTTTTATTAAAGCCTTATCCGAAAACGACACCTCACAATTTATGAATGAAGCTGAACTGAAGTCTCTTGTCCATGACAAGGGTATGGAAGTTTATGCTCACACCTGTCGTCATCAGGGATGTTTTAAAGATTTAAGATTTAGCGGTGATTATTCTACCGAATCCCATTGGTCTACATGGGGTATATATCGCAGATTTAATTCAAAGCTTCCTGTTTTTGATAATGGGAGCAGCTTCGCCTACAATGGTTTCTGGCCGGTCTTTCGTAAAGGACGCGTCTTTTTCAAAAGGCGTACAGATGAGGAAAGAAGACAATTCTGCCGTGAAGACTTCACCCGCTGTATGGAAAAGATTAAGGAAATTAACGGGGCAGAGCGTCAATTTCTCTGCTGGCCTTGGGGACATTTCGATTCCATTTCCTTAGAAGAAGCTGTTGCTTGCGGATTTGATGGAACTTTTACCTTGGAACGGTCCGCGAATATGTTCGGAACTGATCCTATGCGTATTCATCGCATTGGTGTCGGGTCCGGCAAGGATGCTGCGTGGATTCGTAAGCGTCTTTCAATATATTCACACGAAGCTGTTGCTGTAAGCTGTTTTAAATTTTTCACCAAAAAGAACGATATCGGTAAAGTTTTATATATTACTGATACGGAAAAGCTTTCCGGCGGTAGCAGGCAGCTTATCAACAGTGCTAAGGCCATGCGCTTGGCAGGTGTTGACGTTGTGGCCATGGTCCCGCCTGATTCCGGCCTTATTCCTGAACTGGAAGAAATCGGAGTAGAAGTTGTCGTTTTAGACAGTTTTAAAAATTTGTTTAAAGCTGCAGGATTTCTAGCGGATCTGATTAATGAAAAACAGGTAGATGTGGTTCATACCTATCACAACAGATCTGTTAAAATTGCGTGCCTTGCAAAAGGTCTGTCCTTGCTAGGCGGGAAGAAGTTTAAGCTCTTTTTCAACCGCGGCGTAATTTATAAGCCGAATCCGCTGGCTCCTCTATTTGCGCGGGTAGGTGACGGATATATCTGTAATTCCATTAAATGCCGCAATGTGCTTTTGAAGCATGGAGTTCCTGCTAAAAGGGCGCATGTTGTATATAATTCTTTTGTCGGAAGCGGACGCAAACCGCGTCGCGCTGTTGCAACTTCAGTTATTTATGTAGGTAATTCAGGACATGCAAAAGGGCCTGATGTCTTTATAAAAGCTGTTGAAAGTCTGCTTGCAAATGACCCGTGTGAGGGCGTCCGTTTCATAGCTGTAGGGTTGAATGATATTTCTGCTTATAAAGATATAGCGTCCCCTTCTACCCTTGAGCGTATCGAAAGTCCCGGTTATGTCAGTCACGATGAAACCGTGCGCTTACTTGCGACTTCCCACATTTACGTCATGAGTTCCCGTCAGGAATCAATGCCCAATACTCTTATCGAAGCTTTTGATGCAGGGCTTGCCGCGGTATGTACCGATGCCGGAGGGACTTCTGAACTGATTCGTGACGGGGTGAATGGTTTCATGTGTCCTGTTGAAGATGTTTGCGCTATTTCATCAGCGATTAAAAAGTTGATAGATGATGGAGAGCTCCGCAGAAACATGGGTAGACTCAATCTTAAAATTGTCAGAAATCTTATGAGTAATCCTGCTAAATCCCGCGCGCTGCTCGGTGTTTACAGCTCCTATACGAAGGATGAGCCAAAGATTACACCGCTTGAGATTGACGCATTCATGGAAGATTAGCTTCCATTTTCAGCCGTTTGATACTTTTTTGATGCGTGCTATATGTCTTTAAGATTATCATGTGGCAGTTCTAATCAAGTAAGGAGTGGCATCAGTAATGGAAGCATCCTCTATAGGGAATTATTGGTCTGAGATAGATAATTCAGTGCGGGCTAAGTTGCTTTTGGGTTCTGTAGGCGGCAAGCATTTATTAGAAACCGGAAAACGCTGTCTTGAATCAGATCCGCAACTTGCGGTTGAATTGCTGCTGGCAGCATATGCAGCCAATCCTCTAGACGGCAACAGTGCCCGTCAGCTTTTAAATATTGAAGCCCTTGTTTCGTTTTTTCCTACTTCTGTCGCAAAGTGTATTTCATTTGTCGTTGATAATTGGGTGCGTCCTGATAATCTTTCGTATTTTTTACGAATTATCTCCAAAAGAGATAATCTGAAAATACGGGCATATATTCTTTCCTGTATAGAGAAAGAACCGGAAAATTTATTTTGGATCCAGCAGGGGCTTATCTATGCCGGGGCTAATTCAGAATTTGATTTCGGCATAGAGTTGCTCTCCGCAAAACTCCGTCCTGAACTTCTTCCGGCTGTCAGCGGGGCCAAAGCTTTTTTTTATTTTATGTCAGGTAATAAGGCAGAAGCATTTAAGTCCCTTAATATTGCTTCTGAATCTTTCGGTCTTGAAAATTTCGCAAATTTAGCGGCTTCAATTGCGTTGGAGCTTGGTGACCGTGAGTCAGCCGTAAACATTCTTGCTGCTGCAGTTCAGGCTCAGCCGTGGAGAAGTTCAGAAACTTTACGGCTCTATGATTTAGTGCGGGGATTAGACAGCAAAAGAGTTCCACTGCCTGGAAAAGTTGCAATACTATTATATTCTTATAATAAATTTGAGGAACTGGATGCTACTCTCGGATCGTTGCATAGTTCTGAATTAGGTGATGCTGAAATTTTTGTGCTTGATAACGGTTCAAGTGATTCCACTGCCGAAGTTCTTGATCGCTGGAAGCTGAAGTTCGGGGACCGCATGGTCCGTATTGATTTACCTGTTAATGTCGGAGCAGCAGCTGCGCGGAACTGGCTGATGAATGAGCCGCAAGTCAAAGCCTGTGATTTTGCAATCTATCTTGACGATGATGTTGAAGTTCTGCCGGACTGGCTGTTGCGGCTTGGAGCTGCTGCTGAGGAATATCCTGATGCCGGAGCATGGGGCTGTAAGGTGGTGGATTACGTCTCCTCTGCGGTAATGCAGTCCGTGGATCTGCACCTGATTCAACCGTCCGGGGAAGAAGGTGACGGGCCGGAAGTTGATCTGACTAAAATTGCCCCGAATCCGTTTAAAGTCTCCGATCTTCATCATCAGGTGCTTGATAGCGGATATTTTGATTACATACGCCCTTGCGTGTCCGTAACAGGGTGCTGTCACATGTTCAGAACAGAGAAGCTTCTTGACAACGGAGGGTTTTCCCTGTTCCTTTCTCCGTCTCAATATGACGATATGGAGCACGATCTGCGAAACTGCCTCAAAGGTGAATTTGCAGTGTATCAAGGGTTTCTACGGATATTGCATCGGAAGAACACCGGCGCGGCAAGCCGCATTTCAGTTACGCAGGAAGGAAACGCTCTGGGTAATAAATATAAAATGCAGGCCATGCATCCGCGTAGTGAAATATTAAAAATTATGGCTGACGAAGAAAGGCTTCTTCAGCGCGACCTTGAGAAAAAGATTAAATATCTGGCAGAGAAAGGCATCTTTGAAAGCCGCTCTCCAAAATAGGATACGGAGGAATAATGTCTGAACAAGATCAAACCGAAGAATTTTTGAATAATCTGCCGGAACTCGAAGACGGCAAAACTTTTGCTTTTTCATGTCATCCCGGAATATCCTGTTTCAACGCATGCTGCGGCGATCTGAATCTTATGCTCACTCCGTATGATGTGCTCAGATTACGTAAGGAACTTGGATACGACAGCAAAAAATTTATTCATAACCACGCAGATATTACCCGTACACCGAACATCGGTTTCCCCATGACCAAGCTCCGCATGCTTGATAACTCAAAGCGCAGCTGTCCTTTTGTGCGCGATGAGGGCTGCTCTGTTTATAAGAACAGGCCCGGAGCATGCCGCACTTATCCGCTGGGCAGAGCTTCCAGAGTCGGTGAAGACGGCGAAATGATTGAGCAGTTTTTTATAGTACAGGAACGTCACTGCCGCGGTTTTGAAGAAGAAAAAGAATGGACCAGCGGTGAATGGCTAAAAGACCAGGGGCTTGAAGAGTACAACGAAGTTAATGACCGTTACATGCGTCTTATGACTCGCGCCCGCAAGGCAGGAGTTGTTCTTGACGAAAGAAAGCTGAATATGGTTTTCCTTGCTCTGTATCAGGTGGATAACTTTACTAAATTTATTAAAGATATGAATGTCTTTGCGAGACTTGAAGTTTCTGACGAAAGACAGGCAGCTATTCTCAGCGATGAAGAAGAGTGTCTGAACTTTGCCCTCGACTGGGTGGAACTTATTGTTCTTGGATCTTCTGAGAATTTATCACCTAAAAAGTAGTCATAAAGTAGAAATTATCGGAGAGATGGATTTGCCTGAAAAATTAAATATTGATCTTAACAGCCCGAAGATACTTTCGGCTGATGAGTTTGAAAAGATAAGAGCTACCGCTGCTGACAAGAAAATTGTCTTTACCAACGGGTGCTTTGATATTCTTCATGCCGGACATGTCGACTTGCTTGCGCGTGCTAAAGAACAGGGAGATATCCTTGTATTGGGGCTGAACAGTGATAAATCCGTCCGCTCCATTAAAGGGGAAAAAAGACCTGTTGTTTCGCAGCAGCAAAGAGCGTTTGTTTTGGCAGGGCTTGCCAGCATCGATTTTGTAATTATTTTTGATGAAGACACGCCTTATGAATTGATTAAAAAAGTTCAGCCGGATGTGCTTGTTAAAGGCGGTGACTGGACCGTTGATAATATAGTAGGGCGTGATGTTGTTGAAGGGCGCGGCGGTATTGTACTCAGTCTTGCGTTGCTTCCCGGGTATTCCACTACTTCAGTCATTCGTTTTATCAGAGAGAATGAAATTGAGTAATAAGTATCTTGTTTAACTCTTTGAGTAATTGTGTTAGGTACTTATTAAAGTTTTTTCAGCTAAATGTTTTAGAGCACTTGACAAGGTTGTCTGAGTTGGGCTATTTAGCTCGCCTCGCTTGGTAAAAAGGGCCAATAGCTCAGTTGGTAGAGCCCCCGGCTCATAACCGGATGGTCCCAGGTTCAAGTCCTGGTTGGCCCACCACCAAAATATCATATGGATGCATTTCAAAAACTATCCAGAATTTTACGACTTTCTATTTAAGAAAGATTATGTGCTCCCAGGGGGTAGCCCCGCGGGAGCATCTTCTTTTCTTCGAAATTGATATTTTGTGGTATTAGCAGGTGAGAGGACTTTTTTGTTTTATAAGTGCATTTGTCAGTAACGGCGCGAGAGTGTACGGTGGTTTTTATGAAAACATCGAATGTAATCAGTCTTGTTGAAACGTTTGCACCATCAGGCTATGCTGCTTCGTGGGATAACTGCGGTGTGCAGATTGTCGGTCCTGAAAGAGAAATTAAAAAAGTGGCAGTGGCTCTTGATCCTATGCCCCATGTTATTTCCAGAGCCTTGGATTGGGGCGCAGATTTTATTCTGACCCACCATCCGCTGGCAATCGATCAAAGACTCCCTGCGAAGCTTGATTGGTTTCGGGATGTAATGAAACAGGTTCTTTGTGCAGATGTAACTCTTTGCGCCGCACACACATCGCTTGATGTTCAGTTCGGTGGAGTTGTCTCGTGGCTTGGGCGTGAGCTTGAGCTTCAGGATCTTAAGGTTCTTGATGTCGTTGCAGAAAATGATGCGGGTGAAATCCTCGGATACGGCTGCATCGGCGATCTGGAATCTGTTCTGCCTCTTGAAAATTTTGTAGAACGGGTAGCTCTTGCTACAGGGTGCGAGGTCATCGCAGTCAGCGGACCGGCTCCTGAGAAAGTCAAAAGAGTTGCCATGTGCCCGGGTTCAGGGTCATCGCTTATGGATAAGGCTTTTGCACAGGGTGCGGATGTTTTTATCACCGGCGATGTTAAATATCATTCGGCGCAAGAGAGTGTCGGAGCCGTTCTGGATGTGGGGCATTTTTCTCTTGAAGAGGAGATGATGCGCCGCTTTGCTGTTGTTTTAGAGCAGAATCTGGAAGACGGCGTTGAAGTAAGATTTTTTACCGGACACAATCCATTTGCCTATTATGTGCAAGGAAAGGGTGTCTGTAAGTCCTAAGCAGGACTTTTATAACTCTAGAGAAAGTTAGGGCTTCGTATAGGCCTTACGAAGTTTTAAATGTGTTTTTATTACGGGACAGGCGGGCATAGACTGCTCATTAGTTTCCGAACATCGATGTAGCGTAGATTTGTATGAATCATTCGCAAAAGGGGACCCATAATGTATGAAAAACAGGTAGAACAGCTTGTAGTTTTGCAAAAGGTTGATGATGACATTCTTCTTCTTGAAGCAGAAATCGACCAGGCTCCCAAGGATGTGGCAGCTCTAGAATCTCGCCATGCTGCGCTTGAAAAGCGTAAAGAACAGCTTGAAGAGAAACTTGCCCACCTGAAAGAGCAGCAGAAAAAGCTCGAATTTGAAATCGAAGATGATGGCGTAAAAGTCAAAAAGAGCAAAAGCAAGTTGATGCTGGTTGGCACAACTAAAGAATATCATGCAATGATGCGTGAAATGGATAGCCTCGAAAAGCTCAACAGACTGCGCGAAGAAGAAAAAATAACTGTTCTGGAAGAAATTACTCGCCAGAACGACATGTATGCTGAGAATAATGCGAAAATCGAAGCTCTGAATGAAGAGCTTGCAGAAAAACGTATTGGACTTAAAACTAAACTTGCCGGTGCGCAGTCTAAGCTTGATAAACTTAACAAGCAGAGATCTAAATGCGGACAGGTTGTTCCTGCTCCGATTCTCGGCAGATATGAATTTATCCGCTCACGTTTAGCTCATCCGGTAATCGTTCCTGTAATTGACTCTTTTTGTACCGGTTGTAATATTATGATTCCTCCGCAGATTTACAACAGCCTACAGGAAGGAAAGCAGATTATCAGCTGTCCTAACTGTCAGCGTCTTACTTATTGGCTGCCTGGTGAACCAGAACCGGAAGTAGTTAAGCCTAAAAAAGCAGCTAAGCCTAAAAAAGGCGCTGCCGCAGAAGACGATAGCTAGAGATTTGAAAGTTAAATAAAGTTGAGGGGAGTTTTACTCCCCTTTTTTTTGATGGAGTTGGACAGATCATCGCCGCGGGTAACACCGGGGAGGAAAGTCCGGGCTCCGCAGGGCAGGGCGCTGGGTAACTCCCAGCGGAAGTGATTCCGGGAAAGTGCCACAGAAAACAGACCGCCCCGGTGTTTTATACACCGGAGTAAGGGTGAAACGGTGGAGTAAGAGCCCACCAGCGGCCATGGTGACATGACCGGCTAGGCAAACCCCGTCCGGAGCAAGACCAAATAGAAAAGCGCTTGAGGCCGGCCCGGCTGAAGCTTTCGGGTAGGTTGCTTGAGGCGTATGGTAACATACGTCCTAGAGGAATGATGATTATCCCGTTTTTGCGGGAACAAAACCCGGCTTACAGTCCGACTCCATCTTTTTTTGACTCTTCCCTTGATCATATTTGATTTTTTCCTGCGGGCGTGGGAAGAGTGCGGATAAGGGAGAATTATATGAGTAAATCCGGTGAAGTCTGGGCTGTTATTTTAGCCGCAGGCAGTGGAACACGCCTTGCTGCATCTGTCGGCGGGGTAAAAAAACAATTTCTTTTATGGAAGGGCTTTCCGCTCTTCTGGCATTCTGCCATTACTTTTTCAAATACACCGCGTATTTCAGGACTTGTTTTTGTTTTTCCGCCTGATCAGGTTGAAGAAATGAAAACAGTTGTTTCAGGGTTTGACGGATCGGATTCACTCGGGCTGCCGTTTAAAGTTGTAGCCGGAGGAGTCAGGCGTCAGGATTCCGTTTTTAACGGACTCAGCGTTTTACCTCCCAAATGTGAATATGTTCTGGTTCATGACTCTGCCCGTCCTTTTGCTTCAGGTCCTCTCACTTCCAATATTATAGATATGCTTAAAAGCGGTCTTCCAGCTGTTATTCCGGCAGTTGAAGTGACTGATACAATTAAAGAAATTGACGGAGATACTGTCAAACAAACTTTGGTTAGATCAAACCTTCGCGCTGTTCAAACTCCGCAGGGCTTTTCTTTGCGTGTTCTTATTGCCGCACACAAAATGGCGGGTGAGAAAGAGTGGGATGTAACGGATGACGCGTCGATGGTTGAAATGCTCGGGGGCCAGTCAGAAGATAGTGAAACGGCCGGAGTTAAAGTCCATATTTGTGAGGGAGAGGAGTCGAACGTGAAGATTACAAATCCTGAAGATTTGAAAAGACTTGAAGAAAAAATTCCACCCGTTCCCTGTGTCGGCTGGGGATACGATGTGCACCGATATGGTTCCGGACGGCCGATGGTTATCGGCGGCGTGCCGATTCCCGGTGGACCGGAGGTTGTTGCCCACTCTGATGGAGATGTTCTCCTGCATGCTCTTGCGGATGCTATTCTCGGCCTTTTCGGCGGCGGTGATATCGGGCTCCATTTTCCTGATACCAGCGCGGCCTGCGATAATATGTCCAGCGGCATAATTCTTACAGAAGTTTTGGCAAAAGCTGATGAAGCCGGAGTTGAAATAGTTCATGTCGATTTGACCGTCATCGCTCAGATACCGAAGCTTTCCCCTCACCGAAATCTTATTCAAAAAAATATTGCGTCACTCATGGGGCTTGATAAGTCGCAGGTTAATGTAAAAGCAACTACCGAAGAAAAACTCGGTTTTACCGGTGAAAAAAAAGGCATTAAAGCCGTTGCTGCTGTGACAGGATTGAAGCGGATTGTTAAAGGCTGAGATCATGAGTGAAAAGAGTACAAATAAATACTTGAAAGCTTTCACTCTGACTCTGGCGATAATAATTATTGCCGGAGTTGCTGGCTATTTTAAGCTGCAAGATTACTCTGCTCAAAAAGTAAGAGAGGTTGCAGCCAGATATTCTGATATTGCAAATATTGATTTCGACCGCGCCATGATAAACCCGTTTGACCGCAGCGTAAAAGTCTGGAATGTTCGTTGCGACTTTGCAGTCGGCGGAACTTGCTCGGCAAAAGTTATTTCAGTTAAAAAGTTTGACGATTCACATAGGTTTCCTTACTTTTTCGAAGGCGAGGCTCAGGGTGTGACCGTTCCTGTTGATTTTATGAATATGGGAACTTTAACCCGTGATTTTCGTAAGATGGGTTATGATGAGCTGTCTTTTGACCTGTCGGCTGACTACATATATGAGGATAAAGCTAAACAGCTGTCAGTACATGATCTGCACT is drawn from Desulfovibrio gilichinskyi and contains these coding sequences:
- a CDS encoding amino acid ABC transporter permease; the encoded protein is MINRYLEKTWVQYLCLATLTALLVYYFGWVFDFGYKFDWTVLYKKDPSYGTVLGDMLLAGLGKTITISLLSSGIALGLGILFGLGRLSQFKPVNWFSSAYVEFFRNTPLLIQLFFWYFALPMGLPEGVRNALFDYNYEMVAATLALGIYTSAFMAEVIRAGIQSIPKGLLEASYSSGLSPFQTLSKIVLPLAFRAIIPPLGSEFLNNMKNSSLAMVVGVSELCWASQQIESLTFKGFEATTAATIIYLSLSLIIAGILNLVNLKLQIIPKKNRTIGHTIADIFFWPVLTPLAAISALLGCCFRRKTEGFNLTSAQAARKAFLEKVTKIFTLIWKTVFIAFLLSIIVMAGIGLSRFNFQVIWDNIGTLIYWRFPNGGPNEILWGLGGLSFSILMSVIAITASFFIGLVVGVGRTSKNKLFLIPSTLYIELIRGNPLIMVIFWIYFFIPILTGAFLNVFWSATIALTIFTGAYLAEIVRSGIQNVPAGQFEAAMSTGMTYLQTMRKIILPQALKQMLPAIVGQFIAIFKDSSLAFVIGVLELTFVAQGLNNRLMIYPFEIYTTVAALYFICCYMMSIVARRLERKLSTDTFRLQM
- a CDS encoding glycosyltransferase codes for the protein MFGKSVPVFCYHSVCEEDGHSPEIFAAHLDAIIDMGFKTISANHLYDICLGRRKLDAKYVVLTFDDCHISNWLNVVPMLEERGMTGVFFAVRDFIGQGEIRSKADVPAMLPMREAFIKALSENDTSQFMNEAELKSLVHDKGMEVYAHTCRHQGCFKDLRFSGDYSTESHWSTWGIYRRFNSKLPVFDNGSSFAYNGFWPVFRKGRVFFKRRTDEERRQFCREDFTRCMEKIKEINGAERQFLCWPWGHFDSISLEEAVACGFDGTFTLERSANMFGTDPMRIHRIGVGSGKDAAWIRKRLSIYSHEAVAVSCFKFFTKKNDIGKVLYITDTEKLSGGSRQLINSAKAMRLAGVDVVAMVPPDSGLIPELEEIGVEVVVLDSFKNLFKAAGFLADLINEKQVDVVHTYHNRSVKIACLAKGLSLLGGKKFKLFFNRGVIYKPNPLAPLFARVGDGYICNSIKCRNVLLKHGVPAKRAHVVYNSFVGSGRKPRRAVATSVIYVGNSGHAKGPDVFIKAVESLLANDPCEGVRFIAVGLNDISAYKDIASPSTLERIESPGYVSHDETVRLLATSHIYVMSSRQESMPNTLIEAFDAGLAAVCTDAGGTSELIRDGVNGFMCPVEDVCAISSAIKKLIDDGELRRNMGRLNLKIVRNLMSNPAKSRALLGVYSSYTKDEPKITPLEIDAFMED
- a CDS encoding glycosyltransferase family 2 protein, with translation MEASSIGNYWSEIDNSVRAKLLLGSVGGKHLLETGKRCLESDPQLAVELLLAAYAANPLDGNSARQLLNIEALVSFFPTSVAKCISFVVDNWVRPDNLSYFLRIISKRDNLKIRAYILSCIEKEPENLFWIQQGLIYAGANSEFDFGIELLSAKLRPELLPAVSGAKAFFYFMSGNKAEAFKSLNIASESFGLENFANLAASIALELGDRESAVNILAAAVQAQPWRSSETLRLYDLVRGLDSKRVPLPGKVAILLYSYNKFEELDATLGSLHSSELGDAEIFVLDNGSSDSTAEVLDRWKLKFGDRMVRIDLPVNVGAAAARNWLMNEPQVKACDFAIYLDDDVEVLPDWLLRLGAAAEEYPDAGAWGCKVVDYVSSAVMQSVDLHLIQPSGEEGDGPEVDLTKIAPNPFKVSDLHHQVLDSGYFDYIRPCVSVTGCCHMFRTEKLLDNGGFSLFLSPSQYDDMEHDLRNCLKGEFAVYQGFLRILHRKNTGAASRISVTQEGNALGNKYKMQAMHPRSEILKIMADEERLLQRDLEKKIKYLAEKGIFESRSPK
- a CDS encoding YkgJ family cysteine cluster protein; this encodes MSEQDQTEEFLNNLPELEDGKTFAFSCHPGISCFNACCGDLNLMLTPYDVLRLRKELGYDSKKFIHNHADITRTPNIGFPMTKLRMLDNSKRSCPFVRDEGCSVYKNRPGACRTYPLGRASRVGEDGEMIEQFFIVQERHCRGFEEEKEWTSGEWLKDQGLEEYNEVNDRYMRLMTRARKAGVVLDERKLNMVFLALYQVDNFTKFIKDMNVFARLEVSDERQAAILSDEEECLNFALDWVELIVLGSSENLSPKK
- the rfaE2 gene encoding D-glycero-beta-D-manno-heptose 1-phosphate adenylyltransferase, which gives rise to MDLPEKLNIDLNSPKILSADEFEKIRATAADKKIVFTNGCFDILHAGHVDLLARAKEQGDILVLGLNSDKSVRSIKGEKRPVVSQQQRAFVLAGLASIDFVIIFDEDTPYELIKKVQPDVLVKGGDWTVDNIVGRDVVEGRGGIVLSLALLPGYSTTSVIRFIRENEIE
- a CDS encoding Nif3-like dinuclear metal center hexameric protein, producing MKTSNVISLVETFAPSGYAASWDNCGVQIVGPEREIKKVAVALDPMPHVISRALDWGADFILTHHPLAIDQRLPAKLDWFRDVMKQVLCADVTLCAAHTSLDVQFGGVVSWLGRELELQDLKVLDVVAENDAGEILGYGCIGDLESVLPLENFVERVALATGCEVIAVSGPAPEKVKRVAMCPGSGSSLMDKAFAQGADVFITGDVKYHSAQESVGAVLDVGHFSLEEEMMRRFAVVLEQNLEDGVEVRFFTGHNPFAYYVQGKGVCKS
- a CDS encoding zinc ribbon domain-containing protein codes for the protein MYEKQVEQLVVLQKVDDDILLLEAEIDQAPKDVAALESRHAALEKRKEQLEEKLAHLKEQQKKLEFEIEDDGVKVKKSKSKLMLVGTTKEYHAMMREMDSLEKLNRLREEEKITVLEEITRQNDMYAENNAKIEALNEELAEKRIGLKTKLAGAQSKLDKLNKQRSKCGQVVPAPILGRYEFIRSRLAHPVIVPVIDSFCTGCNIMIPPQIYNSLQEGKQIISCPNCQRLTYWLPGEPEPEVVKPKKAAKPKKGAAAEDDS
- the ispD gene encoding 2-C-methyl-D-erythritol 4-phosphate cytidylyltransferase, which produces MSKSGEVWAVILAAGSGTRLAASVGGVKKQFLLWKGFPLFWHSAITFSNTPRISGLVFVFPPDQVEEMKTVVSGFDGSDSLGLPFKVVAGGVRRQDSVFNGLSVLPPKCEYVLVHDSARPFASGPLTSNIIDMLKSGLPAVIPAVEVTDTIKEIDGDTVKQTLVRSNLRAVQTPQGFSLRVLIAAHKMAGEKEWDVTDDASMVEMLGGQSEDSETAGVKVHICEGEESNVKITNPEDLKRLEEKIPPVPCVGWGYDVHRYGSGRPMVIGGVPIPGGPEVVAHSDGDVLLHALADAILGLFGGGDIGLHFPDTSAACDNMSSGIILTEVLAKADEAGVEIVHVDLTVIAQIPKLSPHRNLIQKNIASLMGLDKSQVNVKATTEEKLGFTGEKKGIKAVAAVTGLKRIVKG